One Papaver somniferum cultivar HN1 chromosome 10, ASM357369v1, whole genome shotgun sequence genomic window carries:
- the LOC113318751 gene encoding uncharacterized protein LOC113318751 isoform X2, protein MEESASLEPPNSAPWLVFPYGEENLSSRLIVLCDVKDDNSMPNQKYGDCFLWNPLSFETIQLPSLLPWITSQPHGMYFIDCVLSSPPRTNLTEDVDSNDNDDPLVLVLYLPLSDPEYIAFNYTFLFCHPGENQWRTQLFSEEINGRTFEVEYLHCFKNKLYALGVTGHYLEIEKQHQVRDGDDNVSLSIKSFQVNDHTSVPLHGARDVCLGQTHFVEGHDDIFMVRRSFNDRGSEKIMISMRITRLDFILMEWKLVNSLGDNVLFVGPENRICFSAAKLGLSRGCLYYILPVDQFELYCLPMGYQISPADMRLFKFEVEGAEDYDISPYLRLPEPVFAPDWMVMPNGQRRKVGNMNVNEEDQDDISKEVGNKASASSYNYSETESGKQLLRLGAVELEEEKIPWDILIEDMVVLIASYLHPLDYVHFRSVCKANRQIMPVGMSTFTSSQVLDAAHLSPLLLFSRDNSSTVYSLANPMHDNENYLMNFSELLLDATIRFQKGGWLLMSREIKLFFYNPFTRDIILLPDFPGCYFTVDISFSSIPTSSDCIVFAVEGNASPDVNEISLHCIRRGEQVMTELWEVLI, encoded by the exons ATGGAGGAAAGTGCATCATTAGAACCACCAAATTCAGCACCTTGGCTTGTTTTTCCATACGGTGAAG AAAACCTCTCATCAAGGTTAATTGTCTTATGTGATGTTAAAGATGACAATTCAATGCCAAATCAGAAATATGGGGATTGTTTTCTATGGAACCCTTTGTCATTCGAGACAATTCAATTACCAAGTTTACTCCCATGGATTACTTCTCAGCCTCATGGTATGTATTTTATTGATTGTGTGTTATCATCACCTCCTAGAACCAATCTTACTGAGGATGTTGATAGTAATGATAATGATGATCCATTAGTTTTAGTTCTTTATCTTCCACTGTCGGATCCTGAATATATCGCCtttaattacactttcttattcTGCCATCCTGGAGAAAATCAATGGAGAACTCAATTGTTTTCGGAAGAAATTAATGGGCGCACTTTCGAGGTTGAGTACCtccattgttttaaaaataagTTATATGCTTTGGGTGTCACTGGGCATTACCTAGAGATCGAGAAACAACACCAAGTTAGAGATGGTGATGATAATGTGTCCCTTTCTATAAAATCGTTCCAAGTAAATGACCACACTTCTGTACCGCTGCATGGGGCAAGAGATGTTTGTCTGGGTCAAACGCATTTTGTGGAAGGTCATGATGACATATTCATGGTAAGAAGAAGTTTCAATGATAGAGGATCTGAGAAGATAATGATATCAATGCGTATAACCAGGTTGGATTTCATTTTGATGGAGTGGAAGTTGGTGAATAGTCTAGGTGATAATGTTCTATTTGTTGGTCCGGAAAACAGAATTTGTTTCTCAGCTGCCAAGTTGGGACTCTCAAGGGGTTGTTTGTATTACATTCTACCTGTTGACCAATTTGAGCTGTACTGCCTTCCGATGGGATACCAAATCTCTCCTGCGGATATGCGGTTATTCAAATTTGAAGTTGAAGGTGCTGAGGACTATGACATTTCACCGTATCTGAGGCTGCCGGAACCAGTATTTGCACCTGATTGGATGGTGATGCCTAATGGACAGAGAAGAAAGGTAGGTAACATGAATGTTAATGAAGAAGACCAAGATGACATCTCGAAGGAAGTGGGAAACAAAGCAAGCGCATCTAGTTATAATTATTCAGAGACTGAGAGCGGCAAGCAGCTCTTAAGACTTGGTGCAgtagaattagaagaagaaaaaataccaTGGGACATTCTTATCGAGGATATGGTGGTTTTGATTGCAAGCTATCTGCACCCGTTGGATTATGTGCACTTTCGATCAGTTTGTAAAGCCAATCGACAGATAATGCCTGTAGGAATGTCTACATTTACTTCTAGCCAGGTCTTAGACGCCGCACATTTATCCCCATTGCTATTGTTTTCTAGAGATAACAGCTCCACTGTCTACAGTTTAGCAAACCCGATGCATGATAATGAGAACTACCTCATGAACTTCTCAGAATTGCTATTAGATGCCACAATACGTTTTCAGAAAGGGGGTTGGCTACTTATGTCAAGAGAGATTAAATTATTCTTCTACAATCCCTTCACTAGAGATATCATTTTACTTCCAGATTTTCCAGGTTGTTATTTCACAGTTGACATTTCTTTCTCCTCCATACCGACTTCATCAGACTGTATTGTTTTCGCCGTCGAGGGAAATGCGTCACCTGATGTCAATGAAATCTCTTTACACTGCATTAGAAGAGGGGAACAG GTTATGACGGAGCTTTGGGAAGTTTTAATTTAG
- the LOC113318751 gene encoding uncharacterized protein LOC113318751 isoform X1, with translation MEESASLEPPNSAPWLVFPYGEENLSSRLIVLCDVKDDNSMPNQKYGDCFLWNPLSFETIQLPSLLPWITSQPHGMYFIDCVLSSPPRTNLTEDVDSNDNDDPLVLVLYLPLSDPEYIAFNYTFLFCHPGENQWRTQLFSEEINGRTFEVEYLHCFKNKLYALGVTGHYLEIEKQHQVRDGDDNVSLSIKSFQVNDHTSVPLHGARDVCLGQTHFVEGHDDIFMVRRSFNDRGSEKIMISMRITRLDFILMEWKLVNSLGDNVLFVGPENRICFSAAKLGLSRGCLYYILPVDQFELYCLPMGYQISPADMRLFKFEVEGAEDYDISPYLRLPEPVFAPDWMVMPNGQRRKVGNMNVNEEDQDDISKEVGNKASASSYNYSETESGKQLLRLGAVELEEEKIPWDILIEDMVVLIASYLHPLDYVHFRSVCKANRQIMPVGMSTFTSSQVLDAAHLSPLLLFSRDNSSTVYSLANPMHDNENYLMNFSELLLDATIRFQKGGWLLMSREIKLFFYNPFTRDIILLPDFPGCYFTVDISFSSIPTSSDCIVFAVEGNASPDVNEISLHCIRRGEQVGLLISLMRKCTRLYVTL, from the exons ATGGAGGAAAGTGCATCATTAGAACCACCAAATTCAGCACCTTGGCTTGTTTTTCCATACGGTGAAG AAAACCTCTCATCAAGGTTAATTGTCTTATGTGATGTTAAAGATGACAATTCAATGCCAAATCAGAAATATGGGGATTGTTTTCTATGGAACCCTTTGTCATTCGAGACAATTCAATTACCAAGTTTACTCCCATGGATTACTTCTCAGCCTCATGGTATGTATTTTATTGATTGTGTGTTATCATCACCTCCTAGAACCAATCTTACTGAGGATGTTGATAGTAATGATAATGATGATCCATTAGTTTTAGTTCTTTATCTTCCACTGTCGGATCCTGAATATATCGCCtttaattacactttcttattcTGCCATCCTGGAGAAAATCAATGGAGAACTCAATTGTTTTCGGAAGAAATTAATGGGCGCACTTTCGAGGTTGAGTACCtccattgttttaaaaataagTTATATGCTTTGGGTGTCACTGGGCATTACCTAGAGATCGAGAAACAACACCAAGTTAGAGATGGTGATGATAATGTGTCCCTTTCTATAAAATCGTTCCAAGTAAATGACCACACTTCTGTACCGCTGCATGGGGCAAGAGATGTTTGTCTGGGTCAAACGCATTTTGTGGAAGGTCATGATGACATATTCATGGTAAGAAGAAGTTTCAATGATAGAGGATCTGAGAAGATAATGATATCAATGCGTATAACCAGGTTGGATTTCATTTTGATGGAGTGGAAGTTGGTGAATAGTCTAGGTGATAATGTTCTATTTGTTGGTCCGGAAAACAGAATTTGTTTCTCAGCTGCCAAGTTGGGACTCTCAAGGGGTTGTTTGTATTACATTCTACCTGTTGACCAATTTGAGCTGTACTGCCTTCCGATGGGATACCAAATCTCTCCTGCGGATATGCGGTTATTCAAATTTGAAGTTGAAGGTGCTGAGGACTATGACATTTCACCGTATCTGAGGCTGCCGGAACCAGTATTTGCACCTGATTGGATGGTGATGCCTAATGGACAGAGAAGAAAGGTAGGTAACATGAATGTTAATGAAGAAGACCAAGATGACATCTCGAAGGAAGTGGGAAACAAAGCAAGCGCATCTAGTTATAATTATTCAGAGACTGAGAGCGGCAAGCAGCTCTTAAGACTTGGTGCAgtagaattagaagaagaaaaaataccaTGGGACATTCTTATCGAGGATATGGTGGTTTTGATTGCAAGCTATCTGCACCCGTTGGATTATGTGCACTTTCGATCAGTTTGTAAAGCCAATCGACAGATAATGCCTGTAGGAATGTCTACATTTACTTCTAGCCAGGTCTTAGACGCCGCACATTTATCCCCATTGCTATTGTTTTCTAGAGATAACAGCTCCACTGTCTACAGTTTAGCAAACCCGATGCATGATAATGAGAACTACCTCATGAACTTCTCAGAATTGCTATTAGATGCCACAATACGTTTTCAGAAAGGGGGTTGGCTACTTATGTCAAGAGAGATTAAATTATTCTTCTACAATCCCTTCACTAGAGATATCATTTTACTTCCAGATTTTCCAGGTTGTTATTTCACAGTTGACATTTCTTTCTCCTCCATACCGACTTCATCAGACTGTATTGTTTTCGCCGTCGAGGGAAATGCGTCACCTGATGTCAATGAAATCTCTTTACACTGCATTAGAAGAGGGGAACAGGTTGGTCTTCTTATTTCTTTGATGAGGAAATGTACTCGCCTTTACGTAACACTCTAA